In the Triticum aestivum cultivar Chinese Spring chromosome 2B, IWGSC CS RefSeq v2.1, whole genome shotgun sequence genome, ACATGCGTCATGTTGCAAACTGTCGAGCGCAACATGACTCATGTTATGAACTGACCCACCGGTTTGCTACATGAGTCATGTTGCAAAGCCCCCGCGCGCAGCATGACTCGTGTTGGGAAGCACTCGAGAAGAAGACGAGGTGGGCGTTGTGGTGCTGAGGGAATCCTCCCACTGACGATGCATTGACTAAACGGTGGACGAGGCGGCTCATCTTGTCCAGTTTTCAGCCGGACAACATGTAGCGACGTCCTTCATATTTTCTTTGGTTGTTGGTTTTCACCTGATTCTTTGTTATTAAATTTAGCTAGTATTTCCTTTCGGACGCGTCCAGGGACCATCCGGCTGCTCCCTAGCGGCCCGGAGCGGCCGACCAAAAAGGAAGTATTTTCTCTCTAATCCATAAATGGAAATAATTTGTCTCCCTAATTCACATGCAAGGAAAACTAATTCATATTATAGTGTCAAAGTAGCGTGCAATGGGCAAGAAAATACAAAAGCATATATGAACAGGTGCAAACGCATTTAatatgtatttcaaaattttcaaaaagtcATAACTTATAAACTACGCGTGGGAATTAAGTTCCATTTTCACCGTTGGAACCATGACGACGTGGTCTTCAAAACTAGATTCCGCATGGGTGTGTTGCGATGAAATTTTTGTGTGCAACTGACTCCCCGTTTGGTGCAACTGTTCAGTAGTCGATGTGCAACTATCTCATCGTCGGTTGCAATTTTCCCCCTACTCACGGACATGTTGTTTTCATAGATGCGAACAACTATGAACACATTAATGCGGGGttaatttttctaaaaaaatcattaCTTTTGAACCGAACATCAGAATTAAGATTCGCTTCCATCATTGGAATCCTCAAGACATGCTCTTCGAAACTAGATGCCGATGAGTATGTTTTGACTAACTTTTTGTGTGAAATTTAGTCCCCGTATGATGCAACTATTtagtagtcgatgtgcaactaCTTGACAGCTGATGTGCAATTTTTCCCTCCGCGAGGACGTGCAGTTTTTAGTGATAGCACCTTCATTCCAAACTACCCCTGCCAATGAGATGTGCAACTTCATCTGTTGCCCATGCCAACTGGCTAATAGTTGATGTGCAACTTTCCCGCTGCATGTTGATTTGCAAGTTTTCTGTTCGCGACCTCGGTCAACTGCCTAGCAGTGAATGTGCAACTTCGAATGTAGCCATGGCCAACTGTCTAACGGTGATGTGCAACTTCCCATCATACCCCCTGTGGATGTGTAGTTTTCGCTACTAGCACGACGTCCAAACTACACAGCTGGTGAGATGTGCAACTTTAGCGCCTAGTCAATATGCAAATTTTCAATACCCTCATGAATGTGCGATTTTCACCATGCAACTATCCTTGTctgtgagatgtgcaacttcatATGTTGCGCCGACCAACTGCCTAGTAGACAATGTGCAACTCCATCTTTTGCTCAGCCAACTAAAATTACTCATCGATAAAGTAAGGAGGAGAAGTTGCACACCGACTACTAGGCGGCTTGCTGAAACAACAAACCAAGTTGAACATATCGTTGATAAGGTAGGTGAGGTAGGGTGTGCTAGCAGTGAAAAACTACACATCCACGAATGGGAAGGAGGATTGCACATCAATAACTAGGTAGTTGGTTGGGATAGTAGACTAGTTCCACATCAGGTTATCATGGGTTAGGTTGCAACTTATAAAAAGTTGGATCATgaagtaaattagttttgaaaaaagTTGCACGATGCAGTACCAAAGTTGCACCATGTACTAATAGAGTTGCACCATATAGCACGAAAGTTGACATGAAATTTTTTTTGTCAAAACATACCCATCCgtgatctagtttcaaagatcttgtCGCGGGGATTCCAATGGTGAAAACAGATCTTAATTCCGACGTGCAGTTCAAATGTTCTggttttttgaattttcttgaaaCAAAATTAAATGCACATTAAGTGTTGCATGCACCTCGTGTGTCTCTACCTAATcaaaaaataaaacaaccactaAGCTCTTGCTCATGCAGTCTGGCCGGCTTGTCCCAGTCATTTGTTTTGTCACGTAGCGGCGGCCGCTCGATTCCATCAAATTATGCACGCGCATGATTAGGTACTTACGTTTCCTTTTTGACGCGAAATATAGCTAGTACTTAGATGTGTTGCAGCAGTCGCCTAGTCATATCCATATTGCCAAATTAAACATGAGGTCATTGAGAAAGTGTAGTAACAAAATCAACGAATTGACTCGTTCACGGCCGCGCGTACCAAGGATCGAATCAATTCACAGACTAGTACTCAACAGAGTAGCATCCTCACAAGTAGTAGCATTAATTGCGTAGGATTACTTTCTTTTGCATGGGGAGCAGATGGACGCgaagtactcccttcatttttatttagttcgcatattagttttggtcaaagtcaagctttacaaactttgactaagtttataaacaaaaatattaagatatacaataacaaatcaataacattagatttattatcgaatgtactttcacatcgtatagatttattataataaatgtctatattgttttatacaaacttgatcaaactttataaaatttggctccagtcaactctaatatgcagagtaaataaaaacggaggaagtGCGACTTGAAAGCAAGCACTCCATGCATGGAGCGATTAATATGGTAAGAACACAACCCAATCAACATTTAATTGCCCCTCCACCCCCgccctgattttcaggggggtgGGGGCCGCTCTAATTTGATCCTGCAACTAATCCTAAGGCAATTAAGAAGGCGTTGTACACTTTCCCTTTTTGGAGAACACATCCTGTCGGAAAACGAGCGTGCCAACGCTCGCGCGCGAGATAGTATGATTCTGTATTGCCATCTAATGCTAGTATATGGCCAATTCCTTCCCGGAATCAGGTGTCTAATTCCTCCATTAAAGGAATGAATTCTTTTTATCAACAACAGAATCAACGCAATAAGAATAGGAAATCACCGAATTATCTTGTTGTCTCTCCGTAATTACTGGTTCCCATATAATCCTTACACTTTCAATGCAACCCAATACTTTGGCACTTATATATGTGCGTTAGAATTACGAAGGACGGCCCAATGTCGTAGGCGATTTTCAATCAAGAAGAAGTTAAGATGAAGAGGCACCCGTTGATCATTGTGATGCTATTCCTCTCTTTTCTGTTCTTTAGCTGTGGCCGGGGAAGAAGTTCAACGCTCTCGGAAAGCGACTTCGAACTGGAGAGAGAgctcaagatgcttaacaagccCTATGTCAAATCCTTCAAGGTAACGTACCTTGCCATGGGAACAAACACTTCCTTGTAAGTTCTCAAGATGTTTCGAGAATCCAAATCCGACGTACTTATTCTGTATTTGATGAAATGACAGGATAATTATGGGGTAGTTTTTGACTGCGTTGACATTTACAAGCAGCCCGCATTCGATCACCCTCTCCTGAAGAACCACATACTACAGGTCACCATTCTATACTTTCTATCTTTACTGTCAAACAATTGTAGGAATTTTTGTTGCTTTTTGAAACATGGTACGAATTCTTGATGTAATCAGTTTTTTTAGTCATCGATGTCAGATTTACAGATCTATCCGCCCTTGTATTAGACTCTGACATGTCCTTGTAGTATTCCCGAGCACTGTAGTTGATACGGCACATACCATAGCAAATGGCTCTCGAAAAAACAACGGCACTATAGTTCTATTTCCCACTAGGATTTTCGTTTCTGCCCCTTCCTTCCAAGTTCCAACTGCAGCACGTTAGGGTAATTACATGGAGTAGTTACTCCCGTTCCGCTTCCTCTTGGTAGTTAATTACTTGAATATATTGGGTTTAAAACTATCTTACCGATTGATTTTTCCCATGTTGCATGCCTTGGCCATCCGGTTTTGTTGGAGATATGCATGCCATGCATATGGCTCATGCATGGCTCTTGAAATAACGATTAGTACATGTTCGTCCCCGCAAAAGTGCATTCTGATTGTATTTGCACTATAAAGTAAAAAGTTTTTTTTTGCACACTAATCATTATTTTATTGTGGAACCCATCGGTTTgtggtaattcaaaaaaaaaaaatcacccTGTGTATCATCAATTCTTACTATTTGCTTTGGTATGCTCAAATTGTTGAGAGATTTTTTTGAGAAACCTCTATCTGAAATTAGATGCCTCCAAATTCAAGTTCCGGCACTGGTCTACCGACAACAGGGGTAAGTTGTCCTTACGGAACTGTCCCGATACGGAGAACTCTCAAGGAAGATCTTGTAAGGGGACGTGCACTTCGTCCGGTGTACAAACCAACGTCAACGCAAGACACGAGTGGAATTGACGGGCAGCATGTGAGTTGCCATCGTCAACGTTTCTCCCGATTGTTTTTAAGATAGATTTGTGTTGAATCTTTATTGCATTATTCCTTCATCATTGAATTGTTTGGGTTCAGAATACTACTGTACTACTCATTATCTGAGCAACGGGATTGACATTCTCACCATTCATGCCATGGCTTTCCCCTAGTTCGCCCAGGTGTTGTTAGACTGCGAGAAAGGCAAGACATTCCAGAGCGCGAGTGCTTCGATCGAGGTGTATTATCTCCCTATGCCGTCAGATGCTGCTTCCACAGCTC is a window encoding:
- the LOC123039173 gene encoding uncharacterized protein; this encodes MKRHPLIIVMLFLSFLFFSCGRGRSSTLSESDFELERELKMLNKPYVKSFKDNYGVVFDCVDIYKQPAFDHPLLKNHILQMPPNSSSGTGLPTTGVSCPYGTVPIRRTLKEDLVRGRALRPVYKPTSTQDTSGIDGQHFAQVLLDCEKGKTFQSASASIEVYYLPMPSDAASTAQMLVVDDRSSNVTVVQAGWHIDPRREGDGQSRFLVFWTVRILTDLYAMG